GATGAGCTCGGCCAAAGTGCGCGACTTCGTCCCGGTGCTCGCCGAGCGCGAAGTCAAGAAGCGCGTCAAGCTCGAGCTCGCCTGAGTGCTGCCGTCGCCAGGCGGACAGCCCAGGGCCCGGGCTCGCTGCGGCCCGGTGCTGGTCGGGTGGACAGATGCGTCACCGCCGGAGCGATTCGCCGCGGGGCGGCGGCTCCTGGCCGATCTCGCCCGCGAGCTCGGCGGCCCCGAGTCGCTCACGGTGATCAGCCGGTGCGCCGTATGCGGCGGAGACCACGGCCGGCCGGTCGACCCCTCCGGTCGCTTCGCGCTGAGCGTCGGCTACGCGGCCGGCCTCGTCGCGGCGGCGGCGGTGCCGGCGACTGTCGCCCCCGAAGTGGGAGTCGACGTCGAGCGCACCGCTCCGGCATCCACTCGCGACAGCGGCGAACTCGCGAGCCTGTTCGCCCCGCGACCGGCGCCGGACCTGCGGGGATGGACGGCGATCGAAGCGGTGCTCAAGGCCGATGGGCGGGGACTGCTCGTTCCGCCCGATCGGGTCGTCTTCACGGGCGCACCCGGGGTCCTCCTCGGCGACGGCCGGCTCGCCACGGTACCCGGTGCCGGCGGGTCGTTCGAGGTGGTTCCGGTGCCCGCGCCGGAGGGGTTCGTGATCAGCGTCGCGATCGGGACGGCGTGGATGCCGGGGTCCTGACCCGGCTCTTCGCTCCCACGTCCGGCAATTCGGGCAGCGGATGCTCGAACAGCCAGGACTGGAAGAGGTCGACGTGCCGCGACCCGGACAGCTCCTCGACCAGGTCGAGGAAGTCGCCCGTCTCGGCCGTGGACCCGCCGAACCGCGCCGTCCACGTCTGCAGCAGCGCGAAGAACCCGTCGTCGCCGACGGTCAGCCGCAGCGCGTGCAGCGTGAGCGCGCCGCGCTTGTAGATGCGGTCGTCGAACATGTCGTCCGGACCGGGGTCGCCCACGATCAGGTCTTCGGGCAGCCGGGTCAGCAGATCGTAGTGCTCGGCGGCGCTGACGTGCGCGGCGGGGCCGCCGGACTCCTCGGCCCAGATCCACTCCGCGTAGCACGCGAACCCCTCGTTCAGCCAGATGTCTCTCCACTGCGCGAGGCCGACGCTGTTGCCGAACCACTGGTGGGCGAGCTCGTGCGCGACGAGCCGCTCGAGGCCGCCCTCGCCGTCGATGTGGTTGGCGCCGAAGATGCCCATGCTCTGCGCTTCGAGGGGGATCTCGAGGTCGTCAGGGGTGACCACGACCGTGTACCCGAGATGCGGGTAGGGGCCGAAGGACGCCTCGAAGACGTTCATCATCTGCGGCAGGTCGGCGAAGTCGGCGTGCACCCGGCCCGCGAGCGGGCGCGGGTAGAACAGGGTCCCGGTGGCGTCGCCCACGTCGACGGTCTCGCGGAAGTACCTGCCGATCTGGAGTGTGACGAGGTAGGTCGGAGTGGGTTCGTCGAGCCGGAACTCCCACACCGCCTTGCCCTTGCGGGTGCTCTTTGTCGCGGGGACGCCGGTCACCACCGTGTAGCCCGGGTCGGTGGCGATCTCGATGCGGTAGGTCGCCTTGTCGACGGGCACGTCGTTGCAGGGGAACCAGGTCGCCGCTCCCGTGGGCTGGGATGCCACGATGATGCCGTCCTCGAGCTCCTCCCAGCCGATCAGTCCCCAGCGGGTGCGGCGCGGCCGCGGCGCGCCGGCGTAGGTCACCGTGACGGTGAGCTCGGTGCCGGCCTCGACGGCGGCGCCGAGTGCGATGCGGACCTTCCGATCGGTCTGGCGGAAGCCGGCGCGGCTGTCCTGGGCCACGCGCACCCGGCTGACCTTGAGCCCGACGAGGTCGAGCAGCACGGTCTGCGTCGGGGCGAGGGTCCGGATGCGCAGCACGGCGGTGGCGGCGAGCCGGTTGGTCGACATCTTGTAGTCGAGCGTGAGGTCGTAGTGCTCCACCTGGATCGCGGCGTCGCCGCTCTGCGGTGTGTACGGATCGACGGTCATCACTCGGTCGCCTGATAGGCCCTGACCTTCACCGCCCGCCACGGACCGATCGGGTTGCCGCTCCAGCGGCTGCCGACGGGAACGACCTCACCCCGCATGACGAGGGATGCCGGGCCGACGGTCGCGTTCGCACCCAGCGCCGCCGCGGGGAGGATCACGCTGTGCGGGCCCAGGGTGGCACCGGCCTCCAGGGTGACGGTGTCGATGCTCATCACTCGATCATGGAACAGATGCGTCTGAACCACACATCCTCGGTTGACGGTCGCGCCGTCGCCGAGCGTGACGAGGTCGGGCTCGGGCAGCCAGTAGCTGTCGGTCCACACCCCGCGGCCCACCTTGGCGCCCAGTGAGCGCAGCCAGACGGCGAGGGCCGGCGTGCCGGCGGCGGCGCCGGCGAACCACGGCGCGGCGACCATCTCGGTGAAGGTGTCGGACACTTCGGTGCGCCACACGAAGCTCGACCAGAGCGGGTGCTCGCCCGGCCGGATGGGGCCGACGATCACCCACTTCGCCACGGTGGTGATGCCGGCGGCCACCGCGCCGGCGGCGAGCATGACACCGCCCGACAGCGCCCCGGCGACGGCGAGACCCCACGTGTCGAGCAGCCACGCGAGCGTTCCCAGGACGGCGAGGCCCAGTGCGCAGGTGACCACGACGGGGACGAACCGGCACAGCTCCCACAGTGCGCGGGCCACGCGCAGGCCGGTGCGGGGCCGGTAGGTGCGCTCGAGGTCCGAGTCGTTGACGACGCGGCGCAGACGCACGGCCGGCGATCCCAGCCACGACGAACCGGGCTTCGACTTCTCGGGGGCCACCGACAGCACCGCGACCAGGCCGTCCTTCGGGACGCGGTGCCCGGCCGACGCCGTGCCGGAGTTGCCCAGGAACGCGCGCTTGCCGATGCGGGCGGGCCCGACCCGCATCCAGCCGCCGCTGAGCTCATACGTGCCCACCATCGTGTCGTCGGCGAGGAATGCGCCGTCGTCGATCGTCGTCATCGAGGGGATGAGCAGCACGGTGGACGCCTCGACCTCACGCCCGACCCGGGCGCCGAGCATCCGCAGCCAGATGGGCGTGAACAGGCTCGAGTAGAGGGGGAACAGGATCGTCCGGGAGGAGTCGAGCAGACGCTCGGTCGTCCACGCCTGCCAGCCCACGCGGCTGCGCACCGGGTGCACGCCCGCCACGAGCCCGAGCGCCAGTAGGCGCACGAGCACCAGCACCGCACCGGCGAACACCACGCCCGTCACCAGCGTCGCCGGAACGAGCCAGATCAGCAGGCCCGGGATCGTGGCTGCCAGGCTGGCCGAACCGCGCACCCCCGCGGCCAGGACGAGCGCGCCGACGGCCATGGCCACGAAGGGGAGCAGCCCCAGGACCGCTGAGGAGAGCGCGTAGGCCCACAGCCACCGCCGGCCGGCCGGGGGACGATCGGACGCCATCGGCGTCGACGTCCCGCCGACGCGGGCGGCGGGGGACCCGGCCCAGCGCTGACCTGCGCGCACGCGGCCGAACACGGCCGAGCCCGGGGCGATCTCGGCACCCCGGCCGATCCGGGTGCCGGGAGCGAGTGTGCTGCGGGAGCCGATCGTCGCCCCCGCGCCGATACGGATGGCGCCGATGCGGACAGTGTCGCCGTCGATCCAGTAGCCGGTGAGATCCACCTCGGGTTCGATCGCCGCGCCCGCGCCGATCTCGAGCATGCCGGTCACCGGCGGCAGCGTGTGCAAGTCGACGTCCGCGCCGATGCGCGCACCGAGGGCGCGCGCGTAGTACGCGACCCACGGTGCACCGGCGAGGCCCACCGGGTCGACCTGCTGCGCGACCTGCTCGGCAAGCCACAGTCTCAGGTGCACTCCGCCGCCCCGCGGGTAGTCGCCGGGCTTGACCCCGGACAGCAGGATGCGCGCGGCAAGGGTCGACACCGCCATCCGGCCGAACGGCGTCACGAACACCACGAGACCCGCCAGCACCGCCCACGGCGGCGGGTCCGGCAGGAACTCGAAGCCCGGCACCAGCCGCAGCAGCCAGCTCGCGGTGAGCAGCCAGGTGATCCAGCGGGCACCGCTGAGGATGAACAGGGGGATGCCGGCGAGCGTCTGCACCCACTGCATGCGCCTCGGGGTGGGGTGCGCGGTGGAGAAGGATGCCGGTGTGTCGTCGCCGGAGGCTTCGTCCTCGACGGCATCGGCCATCTGACGCAGGCGCGGGAGGTCATAGACGTCGGCCATGGTGAACTCGGGAGCCCGGGTCCGGATCCGTGACACCAGCTGGGCAGCGGCGAGCGACCCGCCGCCGAACTGGAAGAAGTCCTCGTCCTCGTCGGCGGGGCGCGCGCCCAGCACGGCGACCCACTGCTCGGCCAGCCACGCCGCCGTACCCGACAGGCCGGAGTCCCCGGCATCCGTGTCCACCAGAGGCCACGGGAGCGCGGCCCGGTCGACCTTTCCGGAGGTGCGCACCGGGAGGTCTTCGATGACGGCGAGCAGCGGGATCAGGGGAGCCGGCAGCATCTCCGTCAGCTGCGCGCGAGCCTGTTGCCGGTCGAAGCCGTCATCGGGCACCACATAGCCGACCAGGAGTGACACGCCGGCCTCGGTCTTCTGCACGGCGACCGTCGCGCCCGACACCGCCGTGAGCGATTGCAGGGCTGCTTCGACCTCGCCGAGTTCGATGCGACGTCCGCCGATCTTGACCTGATCGTCGGCGCGACCCTGGAACAGCAGACCCTCCGGATCCGCGCGCACCAGGTCGCCGGAGCGGTACGCGCGGTCCCAGCCGAGGGTCGGCATGGGCGCGTACTTCTCGGCATCCTTCGCCGGATCGAGGTAGCGGGCCAGCCCGACACCGCCGATGATCAGTTCGCCGACCCCGCCCTCGGCGACGGGCAGGCCCTCGCCGTCGACGACGGCCAGCGCCCAGCCGTCGAGGGGCAGTCCGATCCGCACCGGCCCGTCGCCGGTCATGAGGGCGGCGCAGGCGACGACCGTCGCCTCGGTCGGTCCGTAGGTGTTCCACAGCTCGCGGCCGTCGCCGACGAGCCGGGCGACCAGCTCGGGCGGGCAGGCCTCGCCGCCGAAGATCAGCAGCCGGACGTTCTCGATCGCGTCGGCCGGCCACAGCGCCGCCAGGGTCGGCACGGTCGAGACGACGGTGATGGAGTGGCCGACCAGCCAGGGCCCGAGGTCTTCGCCCGACCGGACCAGAGCGCGGGGCGCGGGCACGAGGCACGCGCCGTGCCGCCACGCCAGCCACATCTCTTCGCACGACGCGTCGAAGGCGACGGACAGGCCCGCCAGCACGCGGTCGCCCGGGCGGAGCGGGTCGTCGGGCAGGAACATCCGGGCCTCGGCGTCGACGAACGCCGCCGCCGACCGGTGCGACACCGCGACGCCCTTCGGCACGCCGGTCGACCCCGAGGTGAAGATGATCCAGGCGTCGTCGTCGATGGTCGGCGGTGGCACGATCGGGGTCGCGCTCGAACTGGGATGCGGATCGTCGCCGTCGAACAGGCCAGCCGGCCTGGCTGCGGTGAGCGGAGCGGTCGGGCGGTAGACGCCGTGCGCTGTCACCACGCCGCGCACCCCGGCCTCGGTGAAGACCAGGTCGGCGCGCTCCTGCGGGTCGTCGGCGTCGACGGGTACGTAGGCGGCGCCGGCCGCCATGATCCCGAGGATCGCCACGTACAGCTCGCGATCGCCGGACGGCATGCGCACGCCGACCCGGTCGCCGCGTGCGACGCCGTGCTCGTGCAGCCGCGCCGCCATCTGCCACACCCGGGCGAGCAGCTCGGCATAGCTCAGCGCCCCGTCGGCGTCTTCGAGCGCGGACGCTTCGGGGTACCGCTTCGCGGCGGCGTGCAGGATGTCGATGAGGGTGCGCGGCGCCGGTGCCTCGCCGCGGCGGTCGAAGATCTGCTGCACGGCCGCGTCGATCACGCAGACAGCAGCTCGACCAGCGCGGCCTTGCTGAGCCGGGAGTAGCCGGTGCGGCCCGCGGCGCGGGCGCGGGCGCGGAGCTCGGCGACGGTGAGGGACGCGAGCTCGCCTGTGCCGGTGCCTGCATGTGCTGCGGCCGGTGCTGCGGGCTTCGCGGCGCCGGTTGCGGGTGCCGTGGCGGTGGCAGCGCGCCGGGTCACGGGTGCCTGCGCGGTGGTCGGCTTCACGACGGTCGCCGGCGGGGCAGCAACCTTGGCCGCAGACTTCGTCGACGCGGCCTTCTTGTCCGCCTTCGGCTTGTCCGCCTTCGGCTTGTCGGCCTTCGGCTTGTCCGCCTTCGGCTTGTCGGCCTTCGGCTTGTCGGCCTTCGGCTTGTCGGCCTTCGGCTTGTCGGCCTTCGGCTTGAGTGTGGCGACGGCCTTGGTGACGCGCTGGGCGGCGGCCGTGGCCCTCTTCTCGACCTTGGCGGGCTTGCGCGCGAGCTTCTTCTTCGAAACCTTCGCCGCGTCCTTGGCATCGCCGGCGAGTTCGCGCAGCTTCGTGGCATCCTTCTTCGGCAACGACCTGCTCAGCTTCTTGGCATCCTTCGCGGCAGCGGCCGCAGCCTCGATCGCCGACTCCGCGCGCAGTTCGGCCTTCGTCTTCTTCGCCATCGTGGACCCTTCCGTCATCCGCATCCATGAACAGGGACGCGGTCAGGGCAGAAAGCGTACAGGGCGAAGAAGAACGGAAGGCGGGGCCATGACGAACGATCTCGGGCCATGGGGAGCGTGTCGCCGGCGTGCGTCGGTCCGTCGCCGTTCGTTAGGGTATGCACGTGTCCCTCGATCGCCCACAGCCGCGCATGATCGACGTCGCGCGCCGCGCTGAACGCGTCTACGACAAGCTCACGGCGGGGTGCAGGTCGTACGCGGCATGACGAGCCCCGAGATCCACTTCGTCGCCGCGCTGGAGCAGTTCGAGCCGGCGGAGGCGGTTCGGCTGGCGGCGCTCGCCGACCGGGCCGGGTTCGCGGGGATGGTGGTGGCCGACAGGTTTCAGCCGTGGTTGCCCAGTCAAGGGAACGCGCCGTTCGTGTGGACGGTGCTCGGGGCCATCGGGCAGCAGACTGCCGGGCTGCTGACGGCCTCGGCGGTGGCGGGGTTCCGGATGCACCCCGCGGCGGTGGCGCAGGCCAGCGCGACGGTCGCCGCGCTGTATCCCGGCCGGCATCGGCTCGTGCTGTCGGCCGGCGACGCGATCGACGAGCATGTCGTGGGCGGCTACTGGCCCGAGGCCCCGGAGCGGGCGGCGCGGCTGTTCGAGGCGACCGATGTGATCCGCAAACTGTTCGCGGGCTCGGTCAAGGGCAACGACGTCCGGCACGCGGGGGAGCATTTCCGGCTGGAGACCGCGCGGATCTGGACGATGCCCGATGCTGCTCCACCGCTTCAGGTGTGGGCGGGTGGGCCGGTGACGGCCCGTCGCGCCGGGCGCGGCGGCGATGGGATCGTGGTGCAGGCCGGCCCCGCCACGCGGATGGCCGCACTGCTGGCCGCGTTCCGCGACGGCTCCCGGGACACCGGCCGCACGCAGGCGACGGCGACGGTGCACGCGCAGGTGTCGTGGGCGCCCACAGACGCGGCCGCCGAGCAGCAGGCGCTGCGGGAGTGGCCGATGGCGGGGCTGCGTTTCCCGCGCGGCGACATCCGGTCGCCGTTCGACGTCGACCAGCTCGCCCGGTCGGTCACCATCGACGACATCCGTGCCCGCATCCCGGTGTCGGCCGACCTCGACGTGCACCGCGCGCACCTGCAGGCCCTGCTCGATCTCGGGTTCGACACGGTGCACGTGCACAACGTCGGACGCAATCAAGACGCATGGATCGACGTCTTCACCCGCGACGTCCTCCCGCACCTGACGAAATGAGCACATGGAGAAGCTGAGCGTGTGGGCCCTGCCCGGGATGCCGGAGGTGCGCGCCGGCGCCGACCTCGCCGTGCTGATCCTCGACGCCGTCGAGCGCACCGCTGAACCGCTCGTGGACGGCGACATCCTCGTGGTGACCTCGAAGATCGTCTCGAAGGCCGAGGGTCGCACGGTGCAGGCAGACGACCGCGAGGCTGCGATCAGTGCGGAGACGGTCCGGGTGGTCGCGACCCGTCCGCGCGGCGACGGCGGGGTGACCCGGATCGTGCAGAACCGGCTCGGCATCGTGGGCGCCGCGGCGGGGGTCGACGCATCCAACGCCGAGCCCGGGACGATCCTGCTGCTGCCGCTCGACCCCGACGCGTCAGCTCGGGCGCTCGCAGGCGAACTGCGCCGCCGGTCCGGTGCCGACATCGGCGTCATCGTGAGTGACACGCTCGGCCGGCCGTGGCGGGACGGACAGACCGACGTGGCGATCGGCGCCGCGGGCGTCGAGGTGTTCGATCGGATGCAGGGCCGCGTCGACAGCGCCGGCAAACCTCTGGTCGTGACGCTCCCGTGCGTGGCCGACGAACTGGCCGCCGCGGGCGATCTGGTCAAGGGCAAGCTGAGCGGGTGCCCGGTCGCCATCGTGCGCGGCATGGGGCGGCTCGTGGGACCGCTGACGCTCCCGGGGGCGGCGAGCATCGTGCGACCGGCAGAGAAGGACATGTTCCACCTGGGCGCCGACGAGGCGCACCGGGAGGGTTTCGACGAGGGATACGCGGCGGGACTCGCCGCGTCGAGGTGACGTGCGCGGCGGTCGCGCCGCCTCGATGTGAGGGAGATGATCATGGCATTGACGTTGGGTTACAAGGCTTCGGCGGAGCAGTTCGGGCCGCGGGAGCTGGTCGAGATCGCGGTGGCCGCGGAGGGGCACGGGTTCGAGTCGGTGGCGGTGAGCGACCACTTCCAGCCGTGGCGGTACACCGGCGGGCATGCGCCGTTCTCGCTGGCGTGGGCGGCGGCGGTGGGGGAGCGGACGAGCCGGATCCGGATCGGGACGAGTGTGATGACCCCCACGTTCCGGTACAACCCGGCGGTGATCGCGCAGGCGTTCGCGACCCTCGGGATGCTGAACCCCGACCGCGTGTTCCTGGGGGTGGGCACCGGTGAGGCGCTCAACGAGATCGCGACCGGGTTCCAGGGTGCGGGCGAGCAGGAGTGGCCGGAGTTCAAGGACCGGTTCGCGCGGCTGCGGGAAGCGGTGCGGCTGATGCGGGCGCTGTGGACCGGGGACCGCGTCTCGTTCGAGGGGGACTACTACTCCACGCACGAGGCATCCATCTACGACGTCCCCGAAGGCGGCATCCCGGTCTACATCGCCGCAGGCGGCCCGCTGGTGGCGAAGTACGCCGGCCGGGCCGGTGACGGGTTCATCTGCACGTCGGGCAAGGGCCGGGAGCTGTATGTCGACAAGCTGGTCCCCGCGGTCAAGGAGGGCGCCGCGGCAGCCGGCCGCGACTTCGCGCAGATCGACCGGATGATCGAGATCAAGCTGTCGTATGAGGAGACCACCGAGGCGGCGCTGGAGAACACCAGGTTCTGGGCGCCGCTGTCGCTGTCGAAGGAGCAGAAGCACGACATCACCGACCCGATCCAGATGGAGCAGGCCGCCGACGCGCTGCCCATCGAGCAGGTGGCGAAGCGGTGGATCATCGGGACGGATCCGGATGCCGTGGTCGCGCAGATCAAGGATTATGTGGACTGGGGCTTCACCCACCTCGTCTTCCACGCCCCCGGCCACGACCAGGAGCGCTTCATGACCCTCTTCGCACGCGACCTGGCCCCGCGGCTGCGCGCGCTGTAGGCGCACCGCTCGCGCCGACCGCGCCGACCGCGCCGTGGACGACTGCCGGCATCCGTCCCGTGTGCGGCAGTCGTCAGCGCCGGTCGGCGTCGAGACCCAGTGCGAGCCGACCGGCGTGCATGAGGGTCTCCTCGGGCGTCAGCGGATGGAATGCCGCGGCGCGCACATCGCGGTAGGCCCGCTCGATGATCGACCCTTTGAAGTAGGCGCGGCCCCCGGCCAGCGCCATCGCGGCATCCGTCACCGCCACCCCCGTGCGGGCGATCTCTGCTTTCGCCGCCATCACGGCCGCGAACGTCTCGATCGACGGCTGCGGGTCGTCTCCCACGAGCCGCAGCGCGCCGTCGAGAGCCCAGGATGCGACGCGCAGCCGCTGGCTCATCTCGCCGACCTGTCGCTGGACGAGGGGATCATCAGCCGTGCCGGCGACCCCCGCGACCGCCGCAGCGTACGCCGACTCGGCGACGCCGAGGTAGACGGCGGCGATGACCGAGAAGCCGATGCTCGCGATCACCTGCAGCGGCGCATCGATGACGCCCCAGGGCCGATCGGCGAGCACCGCCTGCGCCGGGACGAACACGTCGGTCAGATCGATGTTGTTGCTCGCGGTGCCGCGCATGCCCAGCGTGTTCCAGTTGTCGGCCACGTGAACGCCCGGAGCCGCGAACGGCACGGCGACATTGATCACCCGTCGGCCGCGCTCGAGGTCGTCGACCGTGAACATCGTCGACATCACGGTGCCGGCCGGGGAGAGGCTCGCAAATCGCTTCGTGCCCGAGACGCGATAGCCGCCCTCGACCGGCACCGCGGTGCCGTTGGGCCGGGTGAAGTCGTCACCTCCGGTGGACACGAGCAGAACACCGTCGTCTGCGACGCGGCGCAGCGTGGCCTCGGCGCCGGGCAGGCCGCGCCGGTAGCGCCACGTGGTGAAGCGCACGACGTGCTGGTGCATCGCGGTCGCCAGCGCCGTCGAGCCGCAGTGGTGGGCGAGCTCCCGCTGCAGCGCGGCGAGTTCGGCCACGGTGGCGCCGTCGCCGCCGAGCTCGACCGGAACGGCCGCTTTCAGCAGTCCCGCGTCGCGCATCGCGGCGAGGCCCTCTTCGACGAAGGTGCCGTCGGCGTCGTGGCGTGCGGCGTGCTCGGCGAGCACCGGCCCGATCAGCGAGGCGCGTTCTTGCAGGGTCAGGGTTTCTTCGAGTGTGTCCATGGAGTTCACGATCCCGGCATCCGCCCACCGCCCCCAGTGCACGGATCGGACTCGGCTGGTACAGATTCGTGACTACCCAGGCGGCGATCGCGGTGGGACCATGGGGCATGGCCGACTACGGCAGTTACTGTCCGATCGCGCTGGGCAGCGAGATCGTCGCAGATCGATGGACGCCCCTGATCCTGCGCGAGATGATCATCGGCAACACCCGCTTCAACGACATCGCCCGCGGGCTTCCCGGCATCTCGCGGTCGCTGCTCGTGCAGCGGCTGCGGCACCTGGAGAGCCGCGGCGTGGTCGAGACGTGGCCGTCGCCGACGGGCAAGGGCCATGAGTATCACCTCACGCCCGCGGGACAGGACCTCCAGGGGGTCATCCTGGGCCTGGGTCGCTGGGCGATCGAGTGGCTCTTCGAAGAGCTGCGGCCGCACGACGTCGACTCGCTCACCCTCACCTGGTGGATGCATCGGCGGGTCAACCCCGAGCGGTTCCCGCCCCACCGCGTGGTCGTCGAGTTCCGGCACACCGCGCCGCAGCGCGACACCTACTGGCTCGTGCTCGACCACGGCGAGGCCTCGGTCTGCCTGCAGCACCCCGGATTCGATGTGGACGTGATCGTCACCTCGACCACCGGGAGTCTCGCGGACGTGTTCCAGGGCTACCGCCGCTGGCCCGAGGCGGTCGCCGACGGCCGCATCGAGATCGACGGGTCGCCGCGCCTGGTGCACGCGCTGCCCTCGTGGTTCTCGTGGAGCCCGTTCGTGGACGTCACCTACGAACGGGCCGAGCGGGCAGCGCGCGCGGCGCTGGCCGGGTGAACGACCCGCGCCGGATCGGGGAGTGGCTGGGTGCGCGACGGCGGCGCTCGGATAGGGGTCGCTTGTGGGCGCGTCCGCGTGCGTGATGCGGCAACACGTGACCCCGATTCGGGGGAGTGCCTGGGTGCGCGACGGCGGCGCTCGGATAGTGGTCGCTCGTGGTCGTGTCCGCGCGCGCGATGCGGCAACACGTGACCCCGATTCGGGGGAGTGGCCTGGCCGGGAGTGCCCGGCACCGAAGGCCTCGAGCGGCGGGTGGTGTCAGGGCCCGGTCGTCACGACCTGAGGCCCCGCGGAGTCAGCCCGCGCACTGCCCTCGAGCGGCGAGAACGCGATGAGCGGTGTGCCGTCGACGGGGTGGGTGACGACGTCGGCGCGGACGCCGTAGACGAGTTCGATGAGCTCCGCGGTGAGTGTCTCCGAGGGGGCTCCGGATGCCACGACGCGACCCTCGGCGACCACGATGACCTGATCGGCGTAGCGCGCTGCGAGGGTCAGGTCGTGCAGGGCCGCGAGCACCGCGATGCCGCTGTCGGCCAGCGCGCGCAGCAGCGACAGCGTGTGCAGCTGAGCGCGGATGTCGAGGTGGTTGGTCGGCTCGTCGGCGAGCAGCAGCGTGGGTTCTTGCGCGAGGGCGCGCGCCAGCAGCACGCGCTGGCGCTCACCTCCCGAGAGCTCGTGGAACCGGCGATCGGCGAAGGCACCGGCATCCACCCTCTCGAGAGCGGCACGCGCGATCTCGGTGTCGTGCGCGCCGGGACTGCCCAGAAGGGGGATGTGCGGGGTGCGCCCGAGGAGGACGACATCGGCGGCGACCAGATCGAGGTCGGTCTCGGCCTGCTGCTCGACCAGTGCGCTGTAGCGGGCGCGGTCGCGGCGCCGCAGCGCGCGGGTGTCGGTTCCTCCGAACGCGATGGCACCGGACTGGGGCACCTCGACGGCGGCGATGAGGTGCAGCAGGGTCGACTTGCCGGCGCCGTTGGGGCCGACCAGGGCGGTGAGCGATCCCGCCTCGACGCTGCAGTCTATGCCGTCGATGATCATCCGCCCGTTGTGCGCGAACGAGACGGCGCTGGCGCGCAGCACGGTCATGAGATTCTCCGGGAGCGCAGCAGCAGGACGGCGAACAGCGGTGCGCCGATGAGGGCGGTGACGACGCCGACGGGCAGTTCGCGCGGGTCGAACAGCGTGCGGGCGAGGGTGTCGGCCCACACCAGGAAGATCGCCCCGGTGAGCAGCGACAGCGGCAGCAGGGCGCGGTGGCGCGCGCCGACGAGCAGCCGGACGGCGTGGGGCACGACGAGCCCGATGAATCCGATCGAGCCGCTCACCGCCACCAGGCATCCGGTGAGCAGCGCGGTGGCGCCCAGCAGCACCCAGCGGGTGCGTC
This DNA window, taken from Microbacterium invictum, encodes the following:
- a CDS encoding 4'-phosphopantetheinyl transferase family protein, coding for MLVGWTDASPPERFAAGRRLLADLARELGGPESLTVISRCAVCGGDHGRPVDPSGRFALSVGYAAGLVAAAAVPATVAPEVGVDVERTAPASTRDSGELASLFAPRPAPDLRGWTAIEAVLKADGRGLLVPPDRVVFTGAPGVLLGDGRLATVPGAGGSFEVVPVPAPEGFVISVAIGTAWMPGS
- a CDS encoding M1 family metallopeptidase, which encodes MTVDPYTPQSGDAAIQVEHYDLTLDYKMSTNRLAATAVLRIRTLAPTQTVLLDLVGLKVSRVRVAQDSRAGFRQTDRKVRIALGAAVEAGTELTVTVTYAGAPRPRRTRWGLIGWEELEDGIIVASQPTGAATWFPCNDVPVDKATYRIEIATDPGYTVVTGVPATKSTRKGKAVWEFRLDEPTPTYLVTLQIGRYFRETVDVGDATGTLFYPRPLAGRVHADFADLPQMMNVFEASFGPYPHLGYTVVVTPDDLEIPLEAQSMGIFGANHIDGEGGLERLVAHELAHQWFGNSVGLAQWRDIWLNEGFACYAEWIWAEESGGPAAHVSAAEHYDLLTRLPEDLIVGDPGPDDMFDDRIYKRGALTLHALRLTVGDDGFFALLQTWTARFGGSTAETGDFLDLVEELSGSRHVDLFQSWLFEHPLPELPDVGAKSRVRTPASTPSRSRR
- a CDS encoding Pls/PosA family non-ribosomal peptide synthetase encodes the protein MIDAAVQQIFDRRGEAPAPRTLIDILHAAAKRYPEASALEDADGALSYAELLARVWQMAARLHEHGVARGDRVGVRMPSGDRELYVAILGIMAAGAAYVPVDADDPQERADLVFTEAGVRGVVTAHGVYRPTAPLTAARPAGLFDGDDPHPSSSATPIVPPPTIDDDAWIIFTSGSTGVPKGVAVSHRSAAAFVDAEARMFLPDDPLRPGDRVLAGLSVAFDASCEEMWLAWRHGACLVPAPRALVRSGEDLGPWLVGHSITVVSTVPTLAALWPADAIENVRLLIFGGEACPPELVARLVGDGRELWNTYGPTEATVVACAALMTGDGPVRIGLPLDGWALAVVDGEGLPVAEGGVGELIIGGVGLARYLDPAKDAEKYAPMPTLGWDRAYRSGDLVRADPEGLLFQGRADDQVKIGGRRIELGEVEAALQSLTAVSGATVAVQKTEAGVSLLVGYVVPDDGFDRQQARAQLTEMLPAPLIPLLAVIEDLPVRTSGKVDRAALPWPLVDTDAGDSGLSGTAAWLAEQWVAVLGARPADEDEDFFQFGGGSLAAAQLVSRIRTRAPEFTMADVYDLPRLRQMADAVEDEASGDDTPASFSTAHPTPRRMQWVQTLAGIPLFILSGARWITWLLTASWLLRLVPGFEFLPDPPPWAVLAGLVVFVTPFGRMAVSTLAARILLSGVKPGDYPRGGGVHLRLWLAEQVAQQVDPVGLAGAPWVAYYARALGARIGADVDLHTLPPVTGMLEIGAGAAIEPEVDLTGYWIDGDTVRIGAIRIGAGATIGSRSTLAPGTRIGRGAEIAPGSAVFGRVRAGQRWAGSPAARVGGTSTPMASDRPPAGRRWLWAYALSSAVLGLLPFVAMAVGALVLAAGVRGSASLAATIPGLLIWLVPATLVTGVVFAGAVLVLVRLLALGLVAGVHPVRSRVGWQAWTTERLLDSSRTILFPLYSSLFTPIWLRMLGARVGREVEASTVLLIPSMTTIDDGAFLADDTMVGTYELSGGWMRVGPARIGKRAFLGNSGTASAGHRVPKDGLVAVLSVAPEKSKPGSSWLGSPAVRLRRVVNDSDLERTYRPRTGLRVARALWELCRFVPVVVTCALGLAVLGTLAWLLDTWGLAVAGALSGGVMLAAGAVAAGITTVAKWVIVGPIRPGEHPLWSSFVWRTEVSDTFTEMVAAPWFAGAAAGTPALAVWLRSLGAKVGRGVWTDSYWLPEPDLVTLGDGATVNRGCVVQTHLFHDRVMSIDTVTLEAGATLGPHSVILPAAALGANATVGPASLVMRGEVVPVGSRWSGNPIGPWRAVKVRAYQATE
- a CDS encoding TIGR03557 family F420-dependent LLM class oxidoreductase yields the protein MTSPEIHFVAALEQFEPAEAVRLAALADRAGFAGMVVADRFQPWLPSQGNAPFVWTVLGAIGQQTAGLLTASAVAGFRMHPAAVAQASATVAALYPGRHRLVLSAGDAIDEHVVGGYWPEAPERAARLFEATDVIRKLFAGSVKGNDVRHAGEHFRLETARIWTMPDAAPPLQVWAGGPVTARRAGRGGDGIVVQAGPATRMAALLAAFRDGSRDTGRTQATATVHAQVSWAPTDAAAEQQALREWPMAGLRFPRGDIRSPFDVDQLARSVTIDDIRARIPVSADLDVHRAHLQALLDLGFDTVHVHNVGRNQDAWIDVFTRDVLPHLTK
- the cofE gene encoding coenzyme F420-0:L-glutamate ligase, whose amino-acid sequence is MEKLSVWALPGMPEVRAGADLAVLILDAVERTAEPLVDGDILVVTSKIVSKAEGRTVQADDREAAISAETVRVVATRPRGDGGVTRIVQNRLGIVGAAAGVDASNAEPGTILLLPLDPDASARALAGELRRRSGADIGVIVSDTLGRPWRDGQTDVAIGAAGVEVFDRMQGRVDSAGKPLVVTLPCVADELAAAGDLVKGKLSGCPVAIVRGMGRLVGPLTLPGAASIVRPAEKDMFHLGADEAHREGFDEGYAAGLAASR